The following is a genomic window from Burkholderia oklahomensis C6786.
CTTCCTCGAGGCGCTGAATCCGGATTCGAAGAAGGTCGCCCACGCCTATCTCGAGCCCGGCGCGCGCGACGCGACGCCGGAAGCGCGCTATCAGTTCGAGCGCCACGGCTACTTCGTCGCCGACCGCGTCGATTCGAAGCCCGGCCAGCCGGTGTTCAACCGGATCGTCGGCCTGCGCGACAGCTGGGGCAAGCCGGCCTGACGGCGGCTGCGGCCCGCTCGCCGCTTTGCGCCACACCAAAGGAAATGCCCGGCCTAAGCCGGGCATTTTCGTTTGAGCCTCGTGTCGGGCCTCGCGTCGGCATGGCTGCCGCTTCGGCAATCGCGGCTCCCGGCCGCGGCGTTTCGTGCCGGCTTCCGGTCTCGCATCCGGACTCACCTCCGGCCCTGCATCCGCGAACGGCGCGGGAGCGCCGCCGCGCCGGTCGCATTTGCCGCGCTCAGCCAGGCAGCGCCCGATGCAGCTCCGCGAGCGACAACGTCGTCCGGAAGAGCCGCGCAAGGCTGCGGCTCGCGTACGCGTCCACGTCGCCCGGCTCGGTCCAGCGGAACGCGTCCATCTCCGGAATCATCGTCCCGTCCCGGCGGCTCGGGAACATCGACGTGCATTCGCAGCGCGACAGATCCGTCTCGTGCTCGGCCGCGCGCGCGGCGAACAGGTGCAGGTCCTTGTCGCGCCGGTACGCGAACAGGCCGAGATCGACGAGCCGCGCCGGATCGAGCACGATGCCCGTCTCCTCGACCAATTCGCGCAGCGCCGCCTGCTGCGCGGTCTCGCCCGGCTCGCCCTGGCCTTTCGGGATGTCCCAGTGCGTCGTGTCGGTCGCGTGCGCGAGCAGCACGCGACCGGCGGGATCGAGGTACACCACTCCGCACGACACCGTGCGCAGCCGGCCGCGCGGCTTCATCGCGCTCATCCGCGCGTCACGCCCGCATCAGCGCTTCTGCAACTGCCACTTGCCGGCCGCGGTCTTGCAATACAGCGGCCGCAACGTCATCGACTGCCCCTTCGCCGCGATCTCGGTCTTGATCTCGCGGCACGTGCGGCCTTCCTGCTCGGTCGTGCTCGGCGTCAGCTTCGCCGAGAGCTTCGTGCCGCGGCCCTCGTTCAGCCAGTCGACGGTCTCGCCGTCCTTCCCTTCGTCGCGGACCTTCTGTACGGCCTTCGCCAGCGATGCGGTGTCCGCCTTGCTGAAATAGCTGATCGGCGTGTCGTTCAGGAAGCCCAGGTTGTTCTGCGCATGCGCGGCAAACGCGGCCGCCGCGCACACGGCGCCCGCCAGCACGCGCGACAGGATCGAGACACGGGCTCGCATCGTCATGTTGTTCTCCTTTGGAAGCAATCGAATGTCCGGCGCGCGGCTTCGCGCGCCGGAAGAGCGCTCAAGGATAACTGCAACGAACGGTATTTGAAACCGATCCGGCAGCGCTGCGCCGCTTCGTGCGGGCTTTGCCGTCCGGATACGGCGGCGAATTCGCGGCAGGCGGCGGGCAATGCGCGGCGATCGGTCGCGCCACTGCCCGCCTCCGTCG
Proteins encoded in this region:
- a CDS encoding NUDIX hydrolase, encoding MSAMKPRGRLRTVSCGVVYLDPAGRVLLAHATDTTHWDIPKGQGEPGETAQQAALRELVEETGIVLDPARLVDLGLFAYRRDKDLHLFAARAAEHETDLSRCECTSMFPSRRDGTMIPEMDAFRWTEPGDVDAYASRSLARLFRTTLSLAELHRALPG
- a CDS encoding RT0821/Lpp0805 family surface protein — translated: MTMRARVSILSRVLAGAVCAAAAFAAHAQNNLGFLNDTPISYFSKADTASLAKAVQKVRDEGKDGETVDWLNEGRGTKLSAKLTPSTTEQEGRTCREIKTEIAAKGQSMTLRPLYCKTAAGKWQLQKR